Proteins co-encoded in one Lates calcarifer isolate ASB-BC8 linkage group LG17, TLL_Latcal_v3, whole genome shotgun sequence genomic window:
- the atp11b gene encoding phospholipid-transporting ATPase IF isoform X1, whose amino-acid sequence MLRWIRQQLGFDPPHQSETRTVYVANRFPQHGHYIPQRFADNRIISSKYTIWNFVPKNLFEQFRRIANFYFLIIFLVQLMIDTPTSPVTSGLPLFFVITVTAIKQGYEDWLRHKADNEVNGAPVFVVRSGSLVQTRSKNIRVGDIVRVAKDETFPADLVLLSSDRADGTCHITTASLDGETNLKTHFSVAETSVCQSVSQLEALQAVVECQQPEADLYRFVGRITVTQHGEEIVRPLGPENLLLRGARLKNTKEIFGVAVYTGMESKMALNYKCKSQKRSAVEKSMNTFLIIYLGILLFEAVLSTILKYAWQAEDKWDEPFYNQKTEQERNSSPILQFISDFLAFLVLYNFIIPISLYVTVEMQKFLGSFFIGWDLDLYHEESDQKAQVNTSDLNEELGQVEYVFTDKTGTLTENEMQFRECSINGTKYREVNGKLVPEGMTDDSPDGSTPHLISEELLFLKAVSLCHTVQISYDQPDCLVAAGDPFSHANGFSNHMEYYASSPDEKALVEAAKRIGVAFTGSSGDTMEIKTFGKSEKYKLLHVLEFDADRRRMSVILQTPSGGKVLFTKGAESAILPFTTSGEIEKTRLHVDEFALKGLRTLVVACRHFSPEEYIDVDRRLNSARTALQQREERLQEAFSYIERDLQLLGATGVEDKLQDKVQETIEALRLAGIKVWVLTGDKHETAVSVSLSCGHFHRTMNILELLQQRSDNECAEQLRRLARRIKEDHVIQHGLVVDGASLSLALREHEKLFMEVCKNCSAVLCCRMAPLQKAKVVRLIKTSPEKPITLAIGDGANDVSMIQEAHVGIGIMGKEGRQAVRNSDYAIARFKFLAKLLLVHGHFYYIRIATLVQYFFYKNVCFITPQFLYQFFCLFSQQTLYDSVYLTLYNICFTSLPILVYSLFEQLVHPHVLQNKPGLYRDISKNSLLSFRTFLYWTLLGFCHAFVFFFGSYILMGEDTTLMGNGQMFGNWTFGTLVFTVMVITVTLKLALETHFWTWMNHFVTWGSIAFYFIFSLFYGGIIWPFLHTQDMYFVFVQLLSSGSAWFAIIIIVITCLFPDVVKKVFYRHLQPTSTQKSQSLSAPQAQTLSCMESLCCYQHGQSGCSRLARFLEQMTGQCQASGNHCHASNNRFTHSAAAAWTETPALTLQTKQMSPLHP is encoded by the exons ATGCTACGGTGGATACGGCAGCAGCTG GGCTTTGATCCCCCTCATCAGAGTGAGACCAGGACGGTTTATGTAGCAAACCGTTTCCCCCAGCATGGCCACTACATACCACAACGCTTTGCAGACAACAGAATCATCTCATCCAAG tacACAATTTGGAATTTTGTCCCCAAGAATCTGTTTGAGCAGTTCAGGAGGATAGCCAACTTCTATTTTCTCATTATCTTCCTTGTACAG TTAATGATAGATACCCCAACTTCCCCAGTCACCAGCGGtctgcctcttttctttgtgatcaCAGTAACTGCCATAAAACAG GGCTATGAGGATTGGCTGAGACACAAGGCTGACAACGAGGTGAATGGGGCTCCAGTGTTTGTGGTTCGCAGTGGAAGTCTGGTCCAAACAAGATCTAAGAACATCAGG GTAGGGGACATTGTTCGTGTGGCTAAAGATGAAACGTTCCCTGCTGACCTGGTGTTGCTGTCATCAGATCGGGCAGACGGCACCTGTCACATCACCACAGCCAGCCTCGATGGAGAGACCAACCtcaag ACCCACTTCTCTGTGGCGGAGACTTCAGTTTGTCAGTCAGTGTCCCAGCTGGAGGCTCTGCAGGCTGTGGTGGAGTGTCAACAACCAGAAGCTGACCTGTACAG GTTTGTTGGTCGGATTACGGTGACTCAGCATGGGGAGGAGATAGTCAG ACCGCTGGGCCCAGAGAATTTGTTGCTGCGTGGGGCCAGGTTGAAAAATACCAAAGAGATTTTCG GTGTGGCAGTTTACACAGGGATGGAGTCCAAGATGGCCCTCAACTATAAGTGCAAGTCCCAGAAACGCTCTGCAGTGGAGAA GTCCATGAATACCTTCCTAATCATCTACCTGGGCATCTTGCTGTTCGAGGCCGTCCTCAGCACCATCCTGAAGTATGCCTGGCAGGCTGAGGACAAATGGGATGAGCCTTTCTACAACCAAAAGACTgagcaagagagaaacagcagtccG ATCTTGCAGTTCATCTCAGACTTCTTGGCATTTCTGGTCCTCTATAACTTCATCATCCCCATCTCACTGTACGTTACCGTGGAGATGCAGAAGTTCCTGGGCTCCTTTTTCATTGGCTGGGATCTGGACCTTTACCACGAGGAAAGTGACCAGAAAGCTCAGGTCAACACCTCTGACCTCAATGAGGAGCTGGGGCAG GTGGAGTATGTTTTTACTGATAAGACGGGTACCCTAACGGAAAATGAGATGCAGTTTCGTGAGTGTTCAATTAATGGAACCAAGTACCGGGAAGTTAACGGCAAACTGGTACCAGAAGGAATGACTGACGATTCACCAGATGGCTCTACGCCTCACCTG ATCAGTGAGGAACTGCTATTTCTCAAGGCGGTGTCATTGTGTCACACAGTTCAGATCAGCTACGACCAGCCAGACTGCCTGGTTGCAGCTGGAGACCCATTCTCCCACGCTAATGGTTTCTCCAATCACATGGAATACTATGCCTCTTCACCAGATGAGAAAGCTTTAGTAGAGGCAGCAAAGAG aattgGAGTGGCCTTCACTGGCAGCAGTGGAGATACAATGGAAATCAAAACATTTGGCAAGTCAGAGAA GTATAAACTGCTCCATGTGTTAGAGTTTGATGCTGACCGTAGGAGGATGAGTGTCATACTGCAGACTCCCTCAG GAGGCAAAGTGCTGTTCACCAAGGGAGCAGAGTCGGCCATCTTGCCTTTCACTACCAGTGGTGAGATAGAAAAGACAAGGCTGCACGTTGATGAGTTTGCCCTG AAAGGTTTGCGGACCCTGGTGGTAGCATGTCGCCATTTCAGCCCAGAGGAGTACATCGATGTGGACAGGCGTCTGAACAGCGCCCGCACCGCgctgcagcagagggaggagagactGCAGGAGGCCTTCAGCTACATTGAGAGAGACCTACAGCTCCTGGGAGCAACAGGGGTGGAGGACAA ACTCCAAGACAAAGTCCAGGAGACCATTGAGGCATTACGGCTGGCAGGGATCAAAGTGTGGGTGCTGACAGGGGACAAACATGAAACAGCGGTCAGCGTCAGCCTGTCCTGTGGCCACTTCCACAGAACCATGAACATCCTGGAGCTCCTGCAGCAGCGCTCTGACAACGAGTGTGCTGAGCAGCTCCGCAGGCTGGCCAGGAG GATAAAAGAGGACCATGTCATACAGCATGGATTAGTTGTGGATGGGGCCAGTCTGTCTTTAGCGTTGAGGGAACACGAGAAGCTCTTTATGGAAGTGTGTAAAAACTGTTCAGCTGTGCTGTGCTGCCGCATGGCCCCACTGCAGAAAGCTAAG GTGGTACGTCTTATAAAAACATCTCCAGAGAAACCCATCACCTTAGCTATTGGGGATGGAGCCAATGATGTCAGTATGATACAGGAAGCCCATGTGGGCatag GTATCATGGGGAAGGAGGGTCGTCAGGCCGTGAGAAACAGTGACTATGCAATTGCCAGGTTTAAGTTCCTGGCTAAACTCCTGCTGGTCCACGGTCACTTCTATTACATTCGAATAGCTACGCTTGTACAGTACTTTTTCTACAAG aatgtgtgttttatcacGCCCCAGTTTTTATACCagttcttctgtttgttttcacaacaA ACTCTGTACGACAGTGTTTACCTGACACTGTACAACATCTGCTTTACCTCGCTGCCCATCCTCGTGTACAGTCTGTTTGAACAGCTGGTCCATCCGCACGTTCTGCAGAATAAACCTGGCCTGTACAG GGACATCAGCAAGaactctctgctgtcttttcGGACGTTCCTGTACTGGACTCTGTTGGGCTTCTGTCACGCCTTTGTCTTCTTCTTTGGATCATACATCCTGATGGGGGAAGACACTACACTCATGGGCAatggacag ATGTTTGGAAACTGGACTTTTGGAACGCTGGTCTTTACCGTCATGGTCATCACTGTCACATTAAAG CTTGCTTTAGAGACTCATTTCTGGACGTGGATGAACCATTTTGTGACATGGGGTTCGATTGCCTTCTacttcatcttctctctcttctatgGAGGCATCATCTG GCCGTTCCTCCACACCCAGGACATGTACTTTGTATTTGTGCAGCTGCTGTCCAGTGGTTCAGCCTGGTTCgctatcatcatcatcgtcataACTTGCCTCTTTCCTGATGTGGTGAAGAAGGTCTTCTACAGACATCTGCAGCCCACCAGCACCCAGAAGAGTCAG
- the atp11b gene encoding phospholipid-transporting ATPase IF isoform X2, with protein MLRWIRQQLGFDPPHQSETRTVYVANRFPQHGHYIPQRFADNRIISSKYTIWNFVPKNLFEQFRRIANFYFLIIFLVQLMIDTPTSPVTSGLPLFFVITVTAIKQGYEDWLRHKADNEVNGAPVFVVRSGSLVQTRSKNIRVGDIVRVAKDETFPADLVLLSSDRADGTCHITTASLDGETNLKTHFSVAETSVCQSVSQLEALQAVVECQQPEADLYRFVGRITVTQHGEEIVRPLGPENLLLRGARLKNTKEIFGVAVYTGMESKMALNYKCKSQKRSAVEKSMNTFLIIYLGILLFEAVLSTILKYAWQAEDKWDEPFYNQKTEQERNSSPILQFISDFLAFLVLYNFIIPISLYVTVEMQKFLGSFFIGWDLDLYHEESDQKAQVNTSDLNEELGQVEYVFTDKTGTLTENEMQFRECSINGTKYREVNGKLVPEGMTDDSPDGSTPHLISEELLFLKAVSLCHTVQISYDQPDCLVAAGDPFSHANGFSNHMEYYASSPDEKALVEAAKRIGVAFTGSSGDTMEIKTFGKSEKYKLLHVLEFDADRRRMSVILQTPSGGKVLFTKGAESAILPFTTSGEIEKTRLHVDEFALKGLRTLVVACRHFSPEEYIDVDRRLNSARTALQQREERLQEAFSYIERDLQLLGATGVEDKLQDKVQETIEALRLAGIKVWVLTGDKHETAVSVSLSCGHFHRTMNILELLQQRSDNECAEQLRRLARRIKEDHVIQHGLVVDGASLSLALREHEKLFMEVCKNCSAVLCCRMAPLQKAKVVRLIKTSPEKPITLAIGDGANDVSMIQEAHVGIGIMGKEGRQAVRNSDYAIARFKFLAKLLLVHGHFYYIRIATLVQYFFYKNVCFITPQFLYQFFCLFSQQTLYDSVYLTLYNICFTSLPILVYSLFEQLVHPHVLQNKPGLYRDISKNSLLSFRTFLYWTLLGFCHAFVFFFGSYILMGEDTTLMGNGQMFGNWTFGTLVFTVMVITVTLKLALETHFWTWMNHFVTWGSIAFYFIFSLFYGGIIWPFLHTQDMYFVFVQLLSSGSAWFAIIIIVITCLFPDVVKKVFYRHLQPTSTQKSQSLSAPQAQTLSCMESLCCYQHGQSGCSRLARFLEQMTGQCQASGNHCHASNNRSWNDMENFSNDRSILTLSPIEASHS; from the exons ATGCTACGGTGGATACGGCAGCAGCTG GGCTTTGATCCCCCTCATCAGAGTGAGACCAGGACGGTTTATGTAGCAAACCGTTTCCCCCAGCATGGCCACTACATACCACAACGCTTTGCAGACAACAGAATCATCTCATCCAAG tacACAATTTGGAATTTTGTCCCCAAGAATCTGTTTGAGCAGTTCAGGAGGATAGCCAACTTCTATTTTCTCATTATCTTCCTTGTACAG TTAATGATAGATACCCCAACTTCCCCAGTCACCAGCGGtctgcctcttttctttgtgatcaCAGTAACTGCCATAAAACAG GGCTATGAGGATTGGCTGAGACACAAGGCTGACAACGAGGTGAATGGGGCTCCAGTGTTTGTGGTTCGCAGTGGAAGTCTGGTCCAAACAAGATCTAAGAACATCAGG GTAGGGGACATTGTTCGTGTGGCTAAAGATGAAACGTTCCCTGCTGACCTGGTGTTGCTGTCATCAGATCGGGCAGACGGCACCTGTCACATCACCACAGCCAGCCTCGATGGAGAGACCAACCtcaag ACCCACTTCTCTGTGGCGGAGACTTCAGTTTGTCAGTCAGTGTCCCAGCTGGAGGCTCTGCAGGCTGTGGTGGAGTGTCAACAACCAGAAGCTGACCTGTACAG GTTTGTTGGTCGGATTACGGTGACTCAGCATGGGGAGGAGATAGTCAG ACCGCTGGGCCCAGAGAATTTGTTGCTGCGTGGGGCCAGGTTGAAAAATACCAAAGAGATTTTCG GTGTGGCAGTTTACACAGGGATGGAGTCCAAGATGGCCCTCAACTATAAGTGCAAGTCCCAGAAACGCTCTGCAGTGGAGAA GTCCATGAATACCTTCCTAATCATCTACCTGGGCATCTTGCTGTTCGAGGCCGTCCTCAGCACCATCCTGAAGTATGCCTGGCAGGCTGAGGACAAATGGGATGAGCCTTTCTACAACCAAAAGACTgagcaagagagaaacagcagtccG ATCTTGCAGTTCATCTCAGACTTCTTGGCATTTCTGGTCCTCTATAACTTCATCATCCCCATCTCACTGTACGTTACCGTGGAGATGCAGAAGTTCCTGGGCTCCTTTTTCATTGGCTGGGATCTGGACCTTTACCACGAGGAAAGTGACCAGAAAGCTCAGGTCAACACCTCTGACCTCAATGAGGAGCTGGGGCAG GTGGAGTATGTTTTTACTGATAAGACGGGTACCCTAACGGAAAATGAGATGCAGTTTCGTGAGTGTTCAATTAATGGAACCAAGTACCGGGAAGTTAACGGCAAACTGGTACCAGAAGGAATGACTGACGATTCACCAGATGGCTCTACGCCTCACCTG ATCAGTGAGGAACTGCTATTTCTCAAGGCGGTGTCATTGTGTCACACAGTTCAGATCAGCTACGACCAGCCAGACTGCCTGGTTGCAGCTGGAGACCCATTCTCCCACGCTAATGGTTTCTCCAATCACATGGAATACTATGCCTCTTCACCAGATGAGAAAGCTTTAGTAGAGGCAGCAAAGAG aattgGAGTGGCCTTCACTGGCAGCAGTGGAGATACAATGGAAATCAAAACATTTGGCAAGTCAGAGAA GTATAAACTGCTCCATGTGTTAGAGTTTGATGCTGACCGTAGGAGGATGAGTGTCATACTGCAGACTCCCTCAG GAGGCAAAGTGCTGTTCACCAAGGGAGCAGAGTCGGCCATCTTGCCTTTCACTACCAGTGGTGAGATAGAAAAGACAAGGCTGCACGTTGATGAGTTTGCCCTG AAAGGTTTGCGGACCCTGGTGGTAGCATGTCGCCATTTCAGCCCAGAGGAGTACATCGATGTGGACAGGCGTCTGAACAGCGCCCGCACCGCgctgcagcagagggaggagagactGCAGGAGGCCTTCAGCTACATTGAGAGAGACCTACAGCTCCTGGGAGCAACAGGGGTGGAGGACAA ACTCCAAGACAAAGTCCAGGAGACCATTGAGGCATTACGGCTGGCAGGGATCAAAGTGTGGGTGCTGACAGGGGACAAACATGAAACAGCGGTCAGCGTCAGCCTGTCCTGTGGCCACTTCCACAGAACCATGAACATCCTGGAGCTCCTGCAGCAGCGCTCTGACAACGAGTGTGCTGAGCAGCTCCGCAGGCTGGCCAGGAG GATAAAAGAGGACCATGTCATACAGCATGGATTAGTTGTGGATGGGGCCAGTCTGTCTTTAGCGTTGAGGGAACACGAGAAGCTCTTTATGGAAGTGTGTAAAAACTGTTCAGCTGTGCTGTGCTGCCGCATGGCCCCACTGCAGAAAGCTAAG GTGGTACGTCTTATAAAAACATCTCCAGAGAAACCCATCACCTTAGCTATTGGGGATGGAGCCAATGATGTCAGTATGATACAGGAAGCCCATGTGGGCatag GTATCATGGGGAAGGAGGGTCGTCAGGCCGTGAGAAACAGTGACTATGCAATTGCCAGGTTTAAGTTCCTGGCTAAACTCCTGCTGGTCCACGGTCACTTCTATTACATTCGAATAGCTACGCTTGTACAGTACTTTTTCTACAAG aatgtgtgttttatcacGCCCCAGTTTTTATACCagttcttctgtttgttttcacaacaA ACTCTGTACGACAGTGTTTACCTGACACTGTACAACATCTGCTTTACCTCGCTGCCCATCCTCGTGTACAGTCTGTTTGAACAGCTGGTCCATCCGCACGTTCTGCAGAATAAACCTGGCCTGTACAG GGACATCAGCAAGaactctctgctgtcttttcGGACGTTCCTGTACTGGACTCTGTTGGGCTTCTGTCACGCCTTTGTCTTCTTCTTTGGATCATACATCCTGATGGGGGAAGACACTACACTCATGGGCAatggacag ATGTTTGGAAACTGGACTTTTGGAACGCTGGTCTTTACCGTCATGGTCATCACTGTCACATTAAAG CTTGCTTTAGAGACTCATTTCTGGACGTGGATGAACCATTTTGTGACATGGGGTTCGATTGCCTTCTacttcatcttctctctcttctatgGAGGCATCATCTG GCCGTTCCTCCACACCCAGGACATGTACTTTGTATTTGTGCAGCTGCTGTCCAGTGGTTCAGCCTGGTTCgctatcatcatcatcgtcataACTTGCCTCTTTCCTGATGTGGTGAAGAAGGTCTTCTACAGACATCTGCAGCCCACCAGCACCCAGAAGAGTCAG
- the atp11b gene encoding phospholipid-transporting ATPase IF isoform X3 encodes MLRWIRQQLGFDPPHQSETRTVYVANRFPQHGHYIPQRFADNRIISSKYTIWNFVPKNLFEQFRRIANFYFLIIFLVQLMIDTPTSPVTSGLPLFFVITVTAIKQGYEDWLRHKADNEVNGAPVFVVRSGSLVQTRSKNIRVGDIVRVAKDETFPADLVLLSSDRADGTCHITTASLDGETNLKTHFSVAETSVCQSVSQLEALQAVVECQQPEADLYRFVGRITVTQHGEEIVRPLGPENLLLRGARLKNTKEIFGVAVYTGMESKMALNYKCKSQKRSAVEKSMNTFLIIYLGILLFEAVLSTILKYAWQAEDKWDEPFYNQKTEQERNSSPILQFISDFLAFLVLYNFIIPISLYVTVEMQKFLGSFFIGWDLDLYHEESDQKAQVNTSDLNEELGQVEYVFTDKTGTLTENEMQFRECSINGTKYREVNGKLVPEGMTDDSPDGSTPHLISEELLFLKAVSLCHTVQISYDQPDCLVAAGDPFSHANGFSNHMEYYASSPDEKALVEAAKRIGVAFTGSSGDTMEIKTFGKSEKYKLLHVLEFDADRRRMSVILQTPSGGKVLFTKGAESAILPFTTSGEIEKTRLHVDEFALKGLRTLVVACRHFSPEEYIDVDRRLNSARTALQQREERLQEAFSYIERDLQLLGATGVEDKLQDKVQETIEALRLAGIKVWVLTGDKHETAVSVSLSCGHFHRTMNILELLQQRSDNECAEQLRRLARRIKEDHVIQHGLVVDGASLSLALREHEKLFMEVCKNCSAVLCCRMAPLQKAKVVRLIKTSPEKPITLAIGDGANDVSMIQEAHVGIGIMGKEGRQAVRNSDYAIARFKFLAKLLLVHGHFYYIRIATLVQYFFYKNVCFITPQFLYQFFCLFSQQTLYDSVYLTLYNICFTSLPILVYSLFEQLVHPHVLQNKPGLYRDISKNSLLSFRTFLYWTLLGFCHAFVFFFGSYILMGEDTTLMGNGQMFGNWTFGTLVFTVMVITVTLKLALETHFWTWMNHFVTWGSIAFYFIFSLFYGGIIWPFLHTQDMYFVFVQLLSSGSAWFAIIIIVITCLFPDVVKKVFYRHLQPTSTQKSQMYSNRVAIGDDFIALQPLSRAKSQLGKIR; translated from the exons ATGCTACGGTGGATACGGCAGCAGCTG GGCTTTGATCCCCCTCATCAGAGTGAGACCAGGACGGTTTATGTAGCAAACCGTTTCCCCCAGCATGGCCACTACATACCACAACGCTTTGCAGACAACAGAATCATCTCATCCAAG tacACAATTTGGAATTTTGTCCCCAAGAATCTGTTTGAGCAGTTCAGGAGGATAGCCAACTTCTATTTTCTCATTATCTTCCTTGTACAG TTAATGATAGATACCCCAACTTCCCCAGTCACCAGCGGtctgcctcttttctttgtgatcaCAGTAACTGCCATAAAACAG GGCTATGAGGATTGGCTGAGACACAAGGCTGACAACGAGGTGAATGGGGCTCCAGTGTTTGTGGTTCGCAGTGGAAGTCTGGTCCAAACAAGATCTAAGAACATCAGG GTAGGGGACATTGTTCGTGTGGCTAAAGATGAAACGTTCCCTGCTGACCTGGTGTTGCTGTCATCAGATCGGGCAGACGGCACCTGTCACATCACCACAGCCAGCCTCGATGGAGAGACCAACCtcaag ACCCACTTCTCTGTGGCGGAGACTTCAGTTTGTCAGTCAGTGTCCCAGCTGGAGGCTCTGCAGGCTGTGGTGGAGTGTCAACAACCAGAAGCTGACCTGTACAG GTTTGTTGGTCGGATTACGGTGACTCAGCATGGGGAGGAGATAGTCAG ACCGCTGGGCCCAGAGAATTTGTTGCTGCGTGGGGCCAGGTTGAAAAATACCAAAGAGATTTTCG GTGTGGCAGTTTACACAGGGATGGAGTCCAAGATGGCCCTCAACTATAAGTGCAAGTCCCAGAAACGCTCTGCAGTGGAGAA GTCCATGAATACCTTCCTAATCATCTACCTGGGCATCTTGCTGTTCGAGGCCGTCCTCAGCACCATCCTGAAGTATGCCTGGCAGGCTGAGGACAAATGGGATGAGCCTTTCTACAACCAAAAGACTgagcaagagagaaacagcagtccG ATCTTGCAGTTCATCTCAGACTTCTTGGCATTTCTGGTCCTCTATAACTTCATCATCCCCATCTCACTGTACGTTACCGTGGAGATGCAGAAGTTCCTGGGCTCCTTTTTCATTGGCTGGGATCTGGACCTTTACCACGAGGAAAGTGACCAGAAAGCTCAGGTCAACACCTCTGACCTCAATGAGGAGCTGGGGCAG GTGGAGTATGTTTTTACTGATAAGACGGGTACCCTAACGGAAAATGAGATGCAGTTTCGTGAGTGTTCAATTAATGGAACCAAGTACCGGGAAGTTAACGGCAAACTGGTACCAGAAGGAATGACTGACGATTCACCAGATGGCTCTACGCCTCACCTG ATCAGTGAGGAACTGCTATTTCTCAAGGCGGTGTCATTGTGTCACACAGTTCAGATCAGCTACGACCAGCCAGACTGCCTGGTTGCAGCTGGAGACCCATTCTCCCACGCTAATGGTTTCTCCAATCACATGGAATACTATGCCTCTTCACCAGATGAGAAAGCTTTAGTAGAGGCAGCAAAGAG aattgGAGTGGCCTTCACTGGCAGCAGTGGAGATACAATGGAAATCAAAACATTTGGCAAGTCAGAGAA GTATAAACTGCTCCATGTGTTAGAGTTTGATGCTGACCGTAGGAGGATGAGTGTCATACTGCAGACTCCCTCAG GAGGCAAAGTGCTGTTCACCAAGGGAGCAGAGTCGGCCATCTTGCCTTTCACTACCAGTGGTGAGATAGAAAAGACAAGGCTGCACGTTGATGAGTTTGCCCTG AAAGGTTTGCGGACCCTGGTGGTAGCATGTCGCCATTTCAGCCCAGAGGAGTACATCGATGTGGACAGGCGTCTGAACAGCGCCCGCACCGCgctgcagcagagggaggagagactGCAGGAGGCCTTCAGCTACATTGAGAGAGACCTACAGCTCCTGGGAGCAACAGGGGTGGAGGACAA ACTCCAAGACAAAGTCCAGGAGACCATTGAGGCATTACGGCTGGCAGGGATCAAAGTGTGGGTGCTGACAGGGGACAAACATGAAACAGCGGTCAGCGTCAGCCTGTCCTGTGGCCACTTCCACAGAACCATGAACATCCTGGAGCTCCTGCAGCAGCGCTCTGACAACGAGTGTGCTGAGCAGCTCCGCAGGCTGGCCAGGAG GATAAAAGAGGACCATGTCATACAGCATGGATTAGTTGTGGATGGGGCCAGTCTGTCTTTAGCGTTGAGGGAACACGAGAAGCTCTTTATGGAAGTGTGTAAAAACTGTTCAGCTGTGCTGTGCTGCCGCATGGCCCCACTGCAGAAAGCTAAG GTGGTACGTCTTATAAAAACATCTCCAGAGAAACCCATCACCTTAGCTATTGGGGATGGAGCCAATGATGTCAGTATGATACAGGAAGCCCATGTGGGCatag GTATCATGGGGAAGGAGGGTCGTCAGGCCGTGAGAAACAGTGACTATGCAATTGCCAGGTTTAAGTTCCTGGCTAAACTCCTGCTGGTCCACGGTCACTTCTATTACATTCGAATAGCTACGCTTGTACAGTACTTTTTCTACAAG aatgtgtgttttatcacGCCCCAGTTTTTATACCagttcttctgtttgttttcacaacaA ACTCTGTACGACAGTGTTTACCTGACACTGTACAACATCTGCTTTACCTCGCTGCCCATCCTCGTGTACAGTCTGTTTGAACAGCTGGTCCATCCGCACGTTCTGCAGAATAAACCTGGCCTGTACAG GGACATCAGCAAGaactctctgctgtcttttcGGACGTTCCTGTACTGGACTCTGTTGGGCTTCTGTCACGCCTTTGTCTTCTTCTTTGGATCATACATCCTGATGGGGGAAGACACTACACTCATGGGCAatggacag ATGTTTGGAAACTGGACTTTTGGAACGCTGGTCTTTACCGTCATGGTCATCACTGTCACATTAAAG CTTGCTTTAGAGACTCATTTCTGGACGTGGATGAACCATTTTGTGACATGGGGTTCGATTGCCTTCTacttcatcttctctctcttctatgGAGGCATCATCTG GCCGTTCCTCCACACCCAGGACATGTACTTTGTATTTGTGCAGCTGCTGTCCAGTGGTTCAGCCTGGTTCgctatcatcatcatcgtcataACTTGCCTCTTTCCTGATGTGGTGAAGAAGGTCTTCTACAGACATCTGCAGCCCACCAGCACCCAGAAGAGTCAG